One Myxococcales bacterium genomic region harbors:
- the chrA gene encoding chromate efflux transporter, with translation MSDEPRGEITPSRGTVPEVGLAFLKLGLTSFGGPVAHLGYFRDELVVRRKWLDDAEYGDVVALCQFLPGPASSQVVFALGMRRAGLAGALAGSLAFTLPSALAMIAFAYGAADLRRVLGSGFLHGLKLAAVVVVAQAVWGMGKKLCTDRARLTITLMSAAVLLARPSAVTQIAVLVGAALVGYRLFRAETKAAPAAHPSRAPRAAIAALVLALGLLAVLPALASWTGLRQVAMVDAFYRSGSLVFGGGHVVLPLLRAETVPRGWLTDARFLEGYAGAQAVPGPLFTFAAFLGTAMNPGPYAWASGLLGLAAIFLPAWLLVGGALPFWERLREAPWAKASLAGANAGVVGVLLAALYTPVVTEGITGRVDVALVLLAFGALESWKAPPWLVVCGLAVVGALVH, from the coding sequence ATGAGCGACGAGCCTCGCGGCGAGATCACGCCGTCGCGGGGAACGGTGCCCGAGGTGGGGCTCGCTTTTCTTAAGCTCGGGCTCACGTCGTTCGGCGGGCCGGTGGCTCACCTCGGTTACTTTCGTGACGAGCTCGTCGTGCGGCGCAAGTGGCTCGACGACGCCGAGTACGGCGACGTGGTCGCGCTGTGTCAGTTCTTGCCCGGTCCCGCGAGCAGCCAGGTCGTGTTCGCGCTCGGCATGCGGCGCGCGGGTCTCGCGGGCGCCTTGGCGGGGTCGCTCGCGTTCACCCTCCCCTCGGCGCTCGCGATGATCGCGTTCGCGTATGGCGCTGCCGATCTCCGGCGGGTGCTCGGGAGCGGCTTTTTGCATGGGCTCAAGCTCGCGGCCGTCGTCGTGGTGGCGCAGGCCGTTTGGGGCATGGGCAAGAAGCTGTGCACCGACCGCGCGCGCCTCACGATCACGCTCATGTCGGCCGCGGTGTTGCTCGCGCGCCCCTCGGCGGTGACTCAGATCGCGGTGCTCGTGGGCGCGGCGCTCGTGGGGTATCGGCTCTTCCGCGCCGAGACCAAAGCCGCCCCCGCAGCGCATCCATCACGCGCTCCGAGGGCGGCGATCGCCGCGCTCGTCCTCGCCTTGGGGCTGCTCGCCGTGCTGCCGGCGCTCGCCTCGTGGACCGGGCTCCGCCAGGTGGCGATGGTGGACGCGTTCTACCGATCGGGGTCGCTCGTGTTCGGCGGGGGCCACGTGGTGCTGCCTTTGCTCCGCGCCGAGACGGTGCCACGCGGATGGCTCACGGACGCGCGTTTCCTCGAGGGGTACGCCGGCGCGCAGGCGGTGCCGGGGCCGCTCTTCACGTTCGCGGCGTTCCTTGGAACCGCAATGAATCCGGGGCCTTACGCGTGGGCCTCGGGGCTCTTGGGGCTCGCGGCGATCTTCTTGCCGGCGTGGCTGCTCGTCGGCGGCGCGCTGCCATTTTGGGAGCGCCTTCGTGAGGCGCCCTGGGCGAAGGCCTCGCTCGCCGGCGCGAACGCAGGGGTCGTCGGGGTGTTGCTCGCGGCGCTCTACACGCCGGTCGTCACCGAAGGCATCACGGGGCGCGTCGACGTGGCGCTCGTGCTGCTCGCCTTCGGGGCGCTCGAGTCGTGGAAGGCACCCCCGTGGCTCGTGGTGTGCGGGCTCGCCGTGGTCGGCGCGCTCGTGCACTGA